A genomic window from Elaeis guineensis isolate ETL-2024a chromosome 3, EG11, whole genome shotgun sequence includes:
- the LOC105040628 gene encoding E3 ubiquitin-protein ligase GW2 isoform X1, whose product MGNKIGKRRLAVDEKYTRPQGLYQHKDIDHKKLRKLILDSKLAPCYPGDEEFAMDLEECPICFLYYPSLNRSRCCMKGICTECFLQMKPPHSTRPTQCPFCKTSNYAVEYRGMKTKEEKGMEQMEEQRVIEAQIRMRQQELQDEAERMKKRKDVSSSSRIITPAEVEDQDTCSTSLSGNESVSSLPSCSAPESRRPSHSRQNRDGNFDLDLEDIMVMEAIWLSIQEQGVPGNPTCDGNVLPEPSIEECSNSLSVAPMEVSPGGLACAVASLAEHQHMNGDSAVSMASGGPSSFDMLQQSSSLPVGMARVVGKNPPGFWNEVSPDSGRDVPREEGECSTDHWSEVAEAGTSYAGSDVMVDAGAAAVSFPEGVNMAANHLLPESFEEQMMLAMAVSLAEARARTNAQGLTWL is encoded by the exons ATGGGGAATAAGATAGGTAAGAGAAGGCTAGCGGTGGATGAGAAGTACACGAGGCCGCAGGGCCTGTACCAGCACAAGGACATTGATCACAAGAAGCTCAGGAAGCTCATTCTTGACTCCAAGCTGGCGCCTTGCTACCCTGGGGACGAGGAATTCGCCATGGATCTCGAGGAGTGTCCCATCTGCTTTCTG TATTATCCGAGCCTCAATCGTTCGAGGTGTTGCATGAAAGGCATATGCACGG AGTGTTTTCTTCAGATGAAACCACCTCATTCTACTCGACCTACACA GTGCCCCTTTTGTAAAACTTCAAACTATGCTGTCGAATATCGGGGGATGAAAACAAAAGAGGAAAAGGGCATGGAACAAATG GAAGAGCAGCGGGTAATAGAAGCACAAATAAGGATGCGGCAGCAAGAACTTCAGGATGAAGcagaaagaatgaagaagagaaaGGATGTAAGTTCGTCAAGCAGAATAATCACTCCAGCAGAGGTGGAAGATCAGGATACATGTAGTACCTCACTTTCAG GCAATGAGTCTGTTTCATCTCTACCCTCATGTTCTGCACCAGAAAGCAGAAGGCCTTCACACTCGAGGCAGAATCG GGATGGCAATTTTGACCTGGATCTTGAGGACATCATGGTTATGGAAGCAATTTGGCTTTCTATTCAG gAGCAAGGAGTTCCAGGAAATCCAACTTGTGATGGCAATGTTTTGCCTGAACCATCCATAGAAGAATGCTCCAACTCCCTTTCTGTAGCTCCAATGGAAGTATCTCCTGGTGGGCTGGCCTGTGCGGTTGCATCCCTAGCTGAGCATCAGCACATGAATGGAGACTCTGCTGTCAGCATGGCTAGCGGTGGTCCTTCGTCTTTTGACATGCTTCAACAGTCAAGCAGCTTGCCTGTTGGCATGGCAAGGGTAGTAGGGAAAAATCCTCCAGGGTTCTGGAATGAGGTTTCACCAGACAGTGGGAGAGACGTGCCAAGGGAGGAGGGTGAGTGTTCAACCGATCATTGGTCCGAGGTGGCAGAGGCAGGGACGAGCTATGCCGGCTCTGATGTCATGGTAGATGCTGGAGCTGCTGCAGTATCATTCCCAGAAGGTGTTAACATGGCTGCAAACCACCTTCTTCCAGAGAGCTTTGAAGAGCAAATGATGTTGGCGATGGCTGTTTCGCTTGCGGAGGCTCGAGCAAGGACAAATGCCCAAGGGCTGACCTGGCTGTGA
- the LOC105040628 gene encoding E3 ubiquitin-protein ligase GW2 isoform X2 — protein MKGICTECFLQMKPPHSTRPTQCPFCKTSNYAVEYRGMKTKEEKGMEQMEEQRVIEAQIRMRQQELQDEAERMKKRKDVSSSSRIITPAEVEDQDTCSTSLSGNESVSSLPSCSAPESRRPSHSRQNRDGNFDLDLEDIMVMEAIWLSIQEQGVPGNPTCDGNVLPEPSIEECSNSLSVAPMEVSPGGLACAVASLAEHQHMNGDSAVSMASGGPSSFDMLQQSSSLPVGMARVVGKNPPGFWNEVSPDSGRDVPREEGECSTDHWSEVAEAGTSYAGSDVMVDAGAAAVSFPEGVNMAANHLLPESFEEQMMLAMAVSLAEARARTNAQGLTWL, from the exons ATGAAAGGCATATGCACGG AGTGTTTTCTTCAGATGAAACCACCTCATTCTACTCGACCTACACA GTGCCCCTTTTGTAAAACTTCAAACTATGCTGTCGAATATCGGGGGATGAAAACAAAAGAGGAAAAGGGCATGGAACAAATG GAAGAGCAGCGGGTAATAGAAGCACAAATAAGGATGCGGCAGCAAGAACTTCAGGATGAAGcagaaagaatgaagaagagaaaGGATGTAAGTTCGTCAAGCAGAATAATCACTCCAGCAGAGGTGGAAGATCAGGATACATGTAGTACCTCACTTTCAG GCAATGAGTCTGTTTCATCTCTACCCTCATGTTCTGCACCAGAAAGCAGAAGGCCTTCACACTCGAGGCAGAATCG GGATGGCAATTTTGACCTGGATCTTGAGGACATCATGGTTATGGAAGCAATTTGGCTTTCTATTCAG gAGCAAGGAGTTCCAGGAAATCCAACTTGTGATGGCAATGTTTTGCCTGAACCATCCATAGAAGAATGCTCCAACTCCCTTTCTGTAGCTCCAATGGAAGTATCTCCTGGTGGGCTGGCCTGTGCGGTTGCATCCCTAGCTGAGCATCAGCACATGAATGGAGACTCTGCTGTCAGCATGGCTAGCGGTGGTCCTTCGTCTTTTGACATGCTTCAACAGTCAAGCAGCTTGCCTGTTGGCATGGCAAGGGTAGTAGGGAAAAATCCTCCAGGGTTCTGGAATGAGGTTTCACCAGACAGTGGGAGAGACGTGCCAAGGGAGGAGGGTGAGTGTTCAACCGATCATTGGTCCGAGGTGGCAGAGGCAGGGACGAGCTATGCCGGCTCTGATGTCATGGTAGATGCTGGAGCTGCTGCAGTATCATTCCCAGAAGGTGTTAACATGGCTGCAAACCACCTTCTTCCAGAGAGCTTTGAAGAGCAAATGATGTTGGCGATGGCTGTTTCGCTTGCGGAGGCTCGAGCAAGGACAAATGCCCAAGGGCTGACCTGGCTGTGA